Below is a genomic region from Trichoderma asperellum chromosome 2, complete sequence.
AAGCAAAATTCTTAACATTCCACCAAGTGCTTGCAAACGCTCCATCTCTTATTCAAGTCTCTATCTTTACCTGTGGCAAGTCTTCTTGCGCCGTAACAAAAGTCTCTACTCCAGGACGCTGCACCTCGGCCAGCTCATCCTCATTCTTGTCAACCAGCCCATTTGTAGATGGACATTTCTCATCGAACAAATCTCCTTTTGGGTCTGGTACGCTAGCGAACTGCATTGCCGGCTCTGGGCTCATAGCTCGCGAGCCAGGAGTCATAGCCGAGTTCAGTGTAATCATGCTTGCCGTTTCTGCGTCGTTCTTTATGCTGAACGGCAAAGCAATCCCGTCAAGGAACGGCCTTTTCCCAGCCACGCCGGTTTCAGGGGAATAGTCCGGGCTAAGAAGGCCATCGTGAGCAGCCTCCTGCTCTCGGCGCTTAGCGATCAGCTGCGCTACAGGGGTTTCGTCGTTAATCTCCTCATTGCTAGTTTGGTGCTCATCTCGCACAATCCGCTGGCGAGAGGGTCTTCGGCTATGTCCCGGCTTTTCAGAATGCAACGGCGCACCATTGGTCTCATTTGGAGTGACAGCCATCATCTCAGGCTCGTGGTTGgctctttgctctctttccACGGTCTGCTCGTCATGCTTTGATCCCCAAAGCGACCATATGGCCAAGCCaaagcttctccttctcttgccTGCCCGCAGCTCAGCATCCATAGGTATTCGTCCGGCCAAGGCACTGGGAGGCGGATGTTCATCTGCGCCAAAGTCTTTATACCCAGCAATCATCTCTTTGATGAGCTTTTTGTGTGTTTTGGCTTTTGCGCTAGCATACCTGTTGTCGTATAAGTGTTTAGTTTCTAGCCACTTCTTAACAGGGCCTTCTTTAATAACTCCAATCTCACTAGGCTTCATTGTACAGCCTGGGAGCTCTTCTtcgagagggagaggcaaaATGGTGCCATTGCGAGCTATTCGCTGCCTAATCATGTGATTCTTAAACGCCGGAAGGgggtctccagctcttccaacTTCAGTGGGCATGGTTTCATTCTTTGGTTGCCTTTCTTGGCTCCCTTCTTGTTCGTCTCGCCCAGCTTCCGTGTCAGAGCCAGAGCTCGTAATAACGGAAatgtcatcgtcatccataATCTCAATGTCTCTATTCTGCGCACGGGCTAAGGCCCAAGCACCGAACTGCGCAATGGATCTAAACATGTACTTGGCAGGGCTAGTGAAGCTCAGAGTTGGGGCAACGTGGCACAGGTCGTCCCATACTTGAAGCTGCACATAGGTGGGTTTGTATTTGGCAAGTAGCCTTCTTCCATGTTCCGTCAAGACCTCGTCCGCGGGTGCATATTTTGCCGGATTGGCGCACTTATGCGCGAGATAAATCTGCTCATCACGAAGGATCTCGCCGCCACCGACTGTAATCAGCAGAGGCGGTAGCCCACCAAGCGTTGGTTGCATGACGGGGCTCACCAGCGGATGTGCCAGAAGGGAATTTTTTGTATACATCTAGCAAAGTGTTAGACAAATACCAATTCCATCACAGTCACACAAGCAGCCGAGCTCACCTGAATCTGGTCCTTTATGGTAACCAGTTCTCCATCAATTGTAACAGTTAGAAACTTTTCCGTCTCAGCATGGATACCGCCACTGTCAAATTGAATATTAACATCTCCATCGCTCAGCGGAGCTACGGGAGCCTGCCGTTTCTGCTCTAGCTCAGCTGTAGGCGGtgcattcttctttttatcgCCCTTCTTTCGCTTTTCTACCTCCGCTTTAATCATcttttcgtcgtcatcatttGGTGGTGGCCAGGCCTTTGATGGCTTATGGTGGAATCCCGATTGGGGTATGTAGTCTAACGGCGCATCACCAGCGACACTGGGGAATGAGTGAGTCAAGTCACCCCATGGACTAATAAGGATGCCTCCAGCAGGCAGTGGAATGCCTTGATCTCGAAGAAGGCACAACATGGTCAAAACCATGCCGCCGCCTGCCGAGTCTCCAGCCAGTATGATCGTGGTGGGGTCTTGGATCGACAGGAGATACAGGTAAGTCGCTATACAATCCTGAAGGCCACACGGGAATGGATATTGAGGGGCCAGTCGGTACCGCGGAGCAAGGACTCGAGCCTTTAGCTTTCTCGCGTGACGTTGCATTTGATATCGGTGCTCATCGACGCTCCCGAAATAATAGGCGCCTCCATGCACGTAAAGCATCACACGGCGCAGCggttcattcttcttcttgcgctcATTAGCATCCGAACGCATCTCAATCCACTCGGCTTCCATGGGGCCTTTCGGTCCTCGCCAATGCCACCACTTCCTACCGCCTACTTGACGGATGCCATCGGGtcccagctcttcttcgatCAATTCTGCTGCTCGGCCGAGGTGTTCGTCGGGAATTGTAACAGTTTCGAGCTTAACCCATTGCGGATGCGGAACCCATTGTGATGTGAATCCCTGGATCTCTTCGACAGTGTGATGAGAGGCATATTCGAGGAACGATCGAATTAGATGCAGTCCCTCATCGTACGACAGATGTGTGGTAGGGTGCTCTTTCAAGCTCTTTTTGTTAATGTACTACAAGTTCCTCCCAAGAAATAAGGGTTAGCGAATCATACGCATCAACACAATCTGTCGAAACTCTGAAGCAAATAACAGCATCGGAGCCAGATCCGGTGCCACGGAGCTTAACCTACGTGTGCAAACAAGGTCGTCACTACTGTTGGCGTCACAGCCAATGATACGGAAGTCGTGTTGAGCCTGTTCATATCGATCTCGTTTGCCCGCCAGGTCCATCGATATGTTCGGATCTCGGGTTTCTGAGGAACCTCCTGAGAACGAGGCCGCCACGCAAGTATTAACGGGAGCTTGGCCAAGAAATAACATTGCCATCAGGGGCATGATGTCATGCCATATGGCAAGGGACAGTCTTGGCCCACAGTCCACGAATAATATCGGCTAGGGAAAACCACTGCTGTATTAGTACTAGTTGCACATCTTACCTAGCTTCAGGCTAGTGGTCCGTGCGCGCCTAATGTAGCACAGAGACACAGTGGATGagattggaaaaaaaaaacaccaaaatTTTTATGCAGGCTCATGGCCATTTTGAGCCCCTCCATATCCCCGCTTAGTacattcatcatcaacaatcaTGGCATCTACAGACGCGACAGAGCTGCCGCCGGCTGGTGAGTGGGATATAGAATGATAATCAGATCTTGGAGCATCTTTTTATTGACCCTGAATAATTACAGCAACCCGGCAGTCCAACTTCGAACAAGCCGTCGCATGCGCCCTACACCTATGGCCGGCCCTGACCCTCGCGGTGCAGAATAACTGGGGAGGACCTGACTCTTCAGACAAACGGGATTGGTTTGCTGGTGCCGTTGTCGATCTTTTTTCTGAATTTACCGATGCGCAGCCCGGCGAGACCACCAAGGCCACCAATGCCGCTGACGAACCGGACATGGAAGACGTCGAGACAGTGCTGTTGCAAGTGATGATCGACGAGTTCGAGGTCAACATCGACGATGATTCTGGTTTGGAAGTTGCCAGATCCATTGTCAAAGCGAGATCACAGTGCGCCATCGGCGACTTTAACGATGAGGTCAAGACTCTGAACGAACGATTCGCGAATCGGAAGGGCAACAAGGTGGATCAAATGTTTAAGAAAGCCGAGGATCAGGACCAGGATACAGACTGGGAGTCTGGAGAcagcgacgaggacgatggaGACAACGGAGGTGATGTGGAAATGGACGAGGCACCACCACTGGTGCCTGTCCGTAAGGAAAAGCCTGCCCCGGAAGTCGACGAGGATGGCTTTACCATGGTcaccaagaaaaagaggtAGACCTAGGATAGCAGAAAACCTGGGCGAGGAAGCTATCGCCACGGGAGGACATCCCACTCGACATAATCCAAAAACAATAGGTACACCACAACGCTGTGCAGACTCGACATACCGAATAAGCGATAGCAAAGCCAAACGCCAAATTGCCCAAGTGCTAGGAAACAAATTATGCACACAGATATATGGAGTAGATGCGGCGCAGAATTATTCCCAGTCTTCGTCACTGTCTTCGCCCTCGCTATCCTCGTCGCtgtcatcctcctcgtcactATCTTCGCtcttcccctttttcttGGGGTCTTTGGGGCTATTTGGTGTCTGGGTTGGTAGCTGGCTCGTCTTTCCTGAGGCCGCGCCGACAACATCATAGCTAGCGTCGGTTTCAGCTTCGGATTTTTCATCGTTAGATTTCCTCGACTCATCAGGCTTCGGCGGCTGGATTGTGGTCGATGAAGCCACAGACGCGGGCTTCTTTCCCTTGACATTGGCAATCGACTTCTTGGTGGGGGCAGGCTTCTCagattcttcgtcttcttccgaatcatcttcctcttcctctgaaTCGTCGTCATCCCAGGCTACTTCGTCTTCAGCGGATGCAGCTAGTAGAATGTCAGAATTATGAAACCAGATAAATAGAAGATACAATACAGCAAATACAAAGCATTGTTTCGCAGCACTTTACCTTTGAGGAGATCCCTTCGTCTAGATTCAGCTGTCTCAATGCCGTGACGAAGGAAGTAATATCTCTTCCAGAAGTCGGCGTAAGGAATCTGGTCGGGGACGAGCTTCTCCATAGTTGCGCGCAGCTCGGGGTATTTTGCCAAGTCGCCGCTGATGTCCTCCGTCTTTTTATCAATATCAAAACCCTCAGTCCACTGTTCGTATTCCAAGGCAGATGGATCTTTGGTAAAGCTCTCTGTCGATGTGTGGATAACATGAAGCTGTGCGTCGAATCTCGAAGTGTGAATCACCCGCTTTCCCTGGGCATCCTTGCTCTCAAACATGACTTGGCTACTTTCGGCCGACTCATCTGGAGGTGCAACGCTAATCGCATCTCGCAGAAAATCTCGGATGTTGCTTCCAAATTTAAGCAAAGCTTCGTctgcagcatcttcagcGCGTTGAAGATCCTTCAAGCGCTTTGAAGCCTCGGTCCTTAGTCGCGTAAGCACAGTTTCGGACTCTTGTGCAGAGGAGCCATCCCCAGTCGCCGGAGCCGTTGTGTTAGTCGGTGTCCTCTGGCTTTCTTCGGCGTCATTGCCAGCAGACATGTCGGGGATGATGGTggtcagagagagagaacgagTTCTATTGACGATAGTTTCTCGCAGACTAGTAAATCCCTTCTGCGCATCTTCGCCGACCTCTGCAAACTCCTTTGAAGCTTGGGTGTAGACCGATTCGCCCTACAGCCACATCAGTATCGACTGCAAATAGCGGTGATGCGGCTACACTCTGGTTATCATACCTGTTTAATCACATTTCCAAAGAATCCTCCAATCTTGGCACCCCATGGGCTTGCAGATATGGCCTTGTAAGCTTCCTGGATGTCATTGTTCAGAGAATTTTGCGACTGGTCCTGCTTCGAGCTTTCCCCCGACTCTTCGGTATTCTTAGTATAGGCTTCTTCCTGGATATGGTCGTATGCGAGATCCATGGTGTAAGCGATCCGAGTCCGGTGACGGTGCGGGATCTGAACAAAACTTTGAGCTCTCTGCCCCCTTATTGAAGAGCCAGTATGTGTTTCGGAGCTTGTTCAGAGGTGGATATGGAGGTCAGCACAGCTGAACTGGCGTTGGTTAACGAGGCTAACGGATCTCCTCTCCTGCGTTAGAGGTGGGTGGGCGGGGGTGCAGGCTGCATCACGTGACTATGCAGCCAAGCCGTTAGATCTCAGGGTCTACCCTGTAGAATCCAAAATAGAGTCCCATGCCGAGTGCTTTTGCAGCATTCCTCTGTAAAATTATCCATTTCTATCAATAAGAGATTTAATACATCCTAGCTATGTAACGTAACTGAATAGTCACGTATTCTGGTCATACAAAAGGGTAGTGGTAGTGAACTTGAAGCGAGCATTGGATTTAGAAGTATGTAGTACTGTTTTAAGTGTAGTGTGCATGGATTGTCCCCTCCTCTTACACGTTATATGTACCGGTACATTTAATCTTGGAATAGGTTTAGAAAGTGGTACACTGCCGCATCAAATTGATATAGCTTGTATCACTGGTATTCAAATTATTAACACTGGCCCGACAGCCATTTGGAATATATAACAACCTGTTGCAGATAGATACCAAAGGCGATCAAAATACAGCAAGCCAAAATTGCATCATATTCTTCGTCCTGCGCgctgtattttctttttcctttctttacTCATTTTaaattacctttttttttactgttaGTGAAGAGGCGTATTATATTGGGCACACTTTATATCCTAAATTTACGACCAATGCAGATACTAGTATACGCAAACCACCTACATTCGATTCATTCCAACTTTGCCATTCACAACCTGGTTCTCACCTAAACGAATAGTATAACGGATTTCGTGGCGCAAAAGTTCACATCGCCGGCCCCTCGTGACCCAATAGATGGATACTCTCGAGTAAGCCGCCAGTTGATGCTATCTGGTCCAGCTGGGGATCCATAGCTGAAGGCGATATTCAAGGCATTGCAAGACTTCGTATGCGGCTTAAACCGGTTATACGACTGCCTTGGCATATACCCGGATGCTCTGCCAACTTTTTGGTCTTATCCGAGACAATTACTGCACTCTAGACCGATGCATGTGAAGCGTCGATGCTTGGATCAATCTCGGCCCGCTGAGATCGGGTACGATAAATTGCAGCCTATAGCTTATCTACGAAGCGTTGGTGTACAAGATCGGAAGATTAGCAATGTTTGTCTTGCCATATAGATAGAGTATAGCTAATAATAGTTTTCAATGCCGTAATAACGGTTTTTGGCATCATTTTGGGTGACAACTTTCATAGAAGTGCATGCTGTCCAGCTAATTGACTACACCAGGATCCTGTAGAACCCCTTTGGTGTGACGAGTCTATGCCGTCATCATGCATGTTAGGGGCATTTACTCCAGAAACCAAGATCTACTAAATCGCTCCATGCCTTGAGCTAGAATGACCCCGTCGTCTCCTTGTTCTCGATAGCCTCACAGGACGACGCGGGCTGCTTGCAAGCCTCATCTTCGATCTCCTTCAAAAACCAAGATGCAGCGATCATTTTCTTGCGTCATCGCTCCCCAGAGTGGAAATTGTGGAGTAGAATTGATTTAAGCTTTGGCTACGGGATCGTATAATGACGTACATACGCTGCTATCATTGGCTGAGGGCGCCATTTGACCCACTTATACCGCAGATTCGCTGCCAATTGCATCTCAAGTGTTCCTGAGAGCGAC
It encodes:
- a CDS encoding uncharacterized protein (EggNog:ENOG41~CAZy:CE10~MEROPS:MER0047634), which produces MNRLNTTSVSLAVTPTVVTTLFAHYINKKSLKEHPTTHLSYDEGLHLIRSFLEYASHHTVEEIQGFTSQWVPHPQWVKLETVTIPDEHLGRAAELIEEELGPDGIRQVGGRKWWHWRGPKGPMEAEWIEMRSDANERKKKNEPLRRVMLYVHGGAYYFGSVDEHRYQMQRHARKLKARVLAPRYRLAPQYPFPCGLQDCIATYLYLLSIQDPTTIILAGDSAGGGMVLTMLCLLRDQGIPLPAGGILISPWGDLTHSFPSVAGDAPLDYIPQSGFHHKPSKAWPPPNDDDEKMIKAEVEKRKKGDKKKNAPPTAELEQKRQAPVAPLSDGDVNIQFDSGGIHAETEKFLTVTIDGELVTIKDQIQMYTKNSLLAHPLVSPVMQPTLGGLPPLLITVGGGEILRDEQIYLAHKCANPAKYAPADEVLTEHGRRLLAKYKPTYVQLQVWDDLCHVAPTLSFTSPAKYMFRSIAQFGAWALARAQNRDIEIMDDDDISVITSSGSDTEAGRDEQEGSQERQPKNETMPTEVGRAGDPLPAFKNHMIRQRIARNGTILPLPLEEELPGCTMKPSEIGVIKEGPVKKWLETKHLYDNRYASAKAKTHKKLIKEMIAGYKDFGADEHPPPSALAGRIPMDAELRAGKRRRSFGLAIWSLWGSKHDEQTVEREQRANHEPEMMAVTPNETNGAPLHSEKPGHSRRPSRQRIVRDEHQTSNEEINDETPVAQLIAKRREQEAAHDGLLSPDYSPETGVAGKRPFLDGIALPFSIKNDAETASMITLNSAMTPGSRAMSPEPAMQFASVPDPKGDLFDEKCPSTNGLVDKNEDELAEVQRPGVETFVTAQEDLPQVKIET
- a CDS encoding uncharacterized protein (BUSCO:EOG092D49G9), with the translated sequence MASTDATELPPAATRQSNFEQAVACALHLWPALTLAVQNNWGGPDSSDKRDWFAGAVVDLFSEFTDAQPGETTKATNAADEPDMEDVETVLLQVMIDEFEVNIDDDSGLEVARSIVKARSQCAIGDFNDEVKTLNERFANRKGNKVDQMFKKAEDQDQDTDWESGDSDEDDGDNGGDVEMDEAPPLVPVRKEKPAPEVDEDGFTMVTKKKR
- a CDS encoding uncharacterized protein (EggNog:ENOG41~BUSCO:EOG092D3XA6) produces the protein MDLAYDHIQEEAYTKNTEESGESSKQDQSQNSLNNDIQEAYKAISASPWGAKIGGFFGNVIKQGESVYTQASKEFAEVGEDAQKGFTSLRETIVNRTRSLSLTTIIPDMSAGNDAEESQRTPTNTTAPATGDGSSAQESETVLTRLRTEASKRLKDLQRAEDAADEALLKFGSNIRDFLRDAISVAPPDESAESSQVMFESKDAQGKRVIHTSRFDAQLHVIHTSTESFTKDPSALEYEQWTEGFDIDKKTEDISGDLAKYPELRATMEKLVPDQIPYADFWKRYYFLRHGIETAESRRRDLLKAASAEDEVAWDDDDSEEEEDDSEEDEESEKPAPTKKSIANVKGKKPASVASSTTIQPPKPDESRKSNDEKSEAETDASYDVVGAASGKTSQLPTQTPNSPKDPKKKGKSEDSDEEDDSDEDSEGEDSDEDWE